The region GCCTAAAGTGAACCAGTTATTATGTTGTTTACCTGAAGTGTGTGCCCCGGAGATGGAATATGAAAATCTTTTCCGCATCATTATAATGAACTTTATGGATGCTCATGATTTTGATGTACGTGCAGTGAAAAAATCCTGTGTTCACATTGTAAACAAAGATTTGAAGCTAATACCTTTTGAAACAATGAACCTCTTTTACAGAGATCAGAAACAAGAATATTTAGAAGAACTTAGGAAAGATACAAGAGTATTATTCTAATAAAAAGCCACCTGTCAGGTGGCTTTTTATTTATGTTTAGAACGTTAATATATTCTGTAAATCTTTTAGATATTCGTAAGCCGTGAGGTCAAATTTAACTGGAACAACAGAGATATAACCATCAGAAAGAGCTGTTTCATCTGCATCTTCAGATTTGTCCATATTATTGAAATAACCGGATAGCCAGTAATATTTTTTACCGTGTGGGTTTACTCTTTCATCAAAGCTTTCTTCCCATTTTGCATTCGCCTGTTTACAAACTTTTATTCCTTTTATTTCTTCAGCAGGTAATTTCGGAATGTTTACATTCAACACAATTCCTTTTGGAATAGGATTTTCTAAGACTTTTTTTACAATGCTTTGTATAAAAGTTTTTGCCTGAGAAAAATCAGCATCCCAGCTGAAGTCTAATAAAGAAAAGCCAATGGCCTGCAAGCCTTCAACTCCCGCTTCAACAGCTGCGGACATTGTCCCGGAGTAGATTACATTGATAGAAGAGTTTGCCCCATGATTAATTCCTGATACAACAAGATCAGGTTTTCGGGTAAGTATTTTATCCAGAGCAAACTTTACACAGTCTACAGGAGTTCCGCTTAATGAATAATCTTTTTGGGGACCATCCATACTAATCTCTTCATAAGTTAATGTAGAGTTAATCGTAATAGCATGTCCCTTTCCACTTTGTGGAGAATCCGGAGCTACGACAACAACATCTCCGATTTCGTTCATAAAACTTACAAGATTACGAATTCCCGGAGCAGTTATTCCGTCATCATTGGTAACCAGAATCAAAGGTTTTTTCATGTATTTCAAATTATTGTAACAAAATTAAAGAAAATAAGACCTATTTTTATAAATAAGATATTAAATTTGATCTTCGAAATTTCGTGAAAGATGTTTAAAAAATTCTTTGGTTTTAATAAACTGCTGTTGTTGTCCTCTTTAGGGACACTTATTTTTTGTTTTAATTCCCCGCAAAATGACGATGAAAAGATGCAGACCATTATGGTTAGTGTAAGCAATACGCTGTCGTATCTTAGTTATAATGCGAAACCAATCAACGATGCTTATTCTCAGGATGTTTATAAAGAATATTTTGAAAAGTTAGATCCGAGCAAAAAATACTTTTTGCAGTCTGATATGGATGAATTTGCAAAACATAAAACAAAACTGGATGATTATCTAAAAACGGGTGATATCAGTTTCTTCAAACTTACTAATGACAGATATCTTCAAAGGCTTGCAGATATAGAAAAGATATCGCAGGATATCTTCGCTAAACCTATTAATCTGGATGAGAATGAAGAGATTATCATGGAACCAAAGCTTAAGAAGAATCCTACAAATCAGAAGGAAATGTATGCTGAATGGAAGAAGTTTATTAAATATAATATTCTTCAGGAAATGCAAACATTAAATGAAAAAGAGGAGTCGCAAAAAAAGAAAAAAGATTCTGTAATTGCTAAAAAGCAGAAGGATACTATAAAGTATGAACCTCTGACATTGGAGCAGAAAAAGATAAAAGCAACTGGGGAAATTAAAGATCTTGTTTCCAGTATGTTCAACAGAATTAAGAAGAGAAAGAAAATGGATTGGTTCTCTGTATTTTATATGAATTCTTATACAGAAGTATTTGATCCACATACCAACTACTTTTCTCCAAAGGATAAAGAAGACTTCGATGCTAATTTTAGTGGTAAGATCATTGGAATTGGAGCACAGATAGCAGAGAAGAAAGGGCGATTGTTTATCGGACCACTTGTAATTGGTGCGCCGGCTTGGAAGTCGAAACAGGTAAATGAAGGGGATGAAGTTTTAAAAGTGAAGCCAGATCCTAAAAAAGAAGCTGTAAATGTAGTAGGAATGTTGGTAGATGAGGCTGTAAGATTAATTCGTGGAGCTAAAGGATCTGAAGTAACATTAACACTTAGAAAGAAAGATGGTTCTGTAAAAGAAGTTAAGCTAATCCGTGAAGAAGTAGAGATGGAAGATACCTTTGCTAAAAGTATCGTTGTAAACTCTCCGAACGGTAAGAAATATGGATTTATATACCTGCCAAGCTTTAATGCTGATTTTAACGATTCTAAAGGAAGAAATGCTTCTACAGATGTTAAGAATGAAATTACAAAGCTAAAAGCTCAGAATGTTGAAGGTATAATACTGGACCTTAGAAATAACGGCGGAGGATCTTTAACGGAAGTTGTAGATATAATGGGGCTGTTTATGAATAACGGACCTGTCGTACAGGTAAGAAGCCAGGATGGAAAAATTCAGGTTCTGAAAAATAAAAACAATGCGCCTGTATGGACAGGACCATTGGTATTGATGCAAAACGAGCTCTCAGCATCTGCTTCCGAGATTTTAACCGGAGCAATTCAGGATTACGGTAGAGGAGTAATCTTAGGAGCTCCTCATTCATTCGGTAAAGGAACGGTACAGACATTTGTTTCTCTTAACAGGTTCCTGAATACTAATGATGATTATGGTGATCTAAAACTTACTATACAGAAATTTTACAGAATCAGTGGGAAATCTACTCAGCTGGAAGGAGTAAAATCCGATGTTGTAATGGATGATTATTTTACATATGATGAAATCGGAGAAAAATACGATGAGCATGCATTACCATGGGATCAGATAAAATCTTCAGATTACAAGCCGCTGAATACCATTGATATGGCTGGAATTGTGAAAAGAAGTACAGACAGAATTAAAGCAAACAAACCGTATCAGCTATTAGTAGAATCTGCAAAATGGCGTCAGGCACTTGGTAAAGAAGAAACAGTTACGCTTAATCAGACTAAATTCTTTGAATTAATGAAAAAGAGAAAAGAAGAATTGAAAAAGTTTGAGTCTTTAACCAAATATGATAATGGATTACAGTTTACTCAATATCAGAGTGAAATAGAACGTATGAAAAAAGACGAAGCTTTCTCTGTGAAAAGTAAAAACTGGATTAAAAATCTTAAACGAGATCTGTATCTTCAGGAGGCAATGAATGTCATATCTGAAATCAAATAATAAAACCAAAGGCTGTCCGTTTAAAAGACAGCCTTTCTTATAAAAACACAAACAGAAACAAATGGAGTTAACATTAAAAGAAATCTTAGAGTACCACATTTTTGCATTAGGACAATATTCATTAACCGTCTATCAGTTGATATCCTCGGCCGTTATTGTTTTAGTTGGCTTAGGTATCGTACGCGTATTTAAATCACTTATTTATAAATCCGAAAAAATTGATGTTGGTAAAAAGTTCGCTTTTGCACAGATTTTAAAATACATTATTATTGTCTTTACTGCTATACTGGCATTCAGAACCTTAGGTGTAGATGTTTCTCCGCTTTTACTAGGTGGTAGTGTGATACTGGTGGGTATTGGTCTTGGTTTACAAAACTTGTTTCTGGACTTTATATCGGGTGTTATTATCCTTTTGGACAGAAGTATAAAAGTAGATGATGTAGTAGAGATTGAAAATGTTGTGGGAAAAGTCCAGCAGATTAATATTCGGACGTCTACCATCCTTACAAGAGATAATAAAAGTATGATTATTCCAAACTCTATTCTTACAAAGAATAAGATTGTAAACATGTCTTATGACGATGATGTTGCCAATTTCGGAATTAGTATTGGTGTGGGATATGATTCTGATGTAGATTTGGTTATGAAGCTAATGTTAGAAGCAGCTAAAGAACATCCTGAAGTTTTTCAGGAAAAGCCTGCTGTAGCCCGGTTGTCTAATTTTGGAGATTCCTCATTAGATTTTAGTCTGTTTTTTAATTCAAGATATTTATTCAAAGCTGAAGCTATTAAGAGTGATTTAAGGCTTTCGATTCTTAATAAATTCAGAGAGAATAACATAGATATTCCTTTTCCTATTCGTACACTTTATACTCCGGATCTTTTGAAGCAAAAGGAAAATCAGTAGTATCTCTGGTTTAAAAAACGCTATAGCTGGTATTTATCATCCCAATTTCAATTTAGATTTAATTAAAATAAGGTATATTTGTATTTTTAAATACTAGCCTTGAAGAATTTAGACTCTAATAAGCTTTGCTGCTTTCCGATGGACCGGACAGGAATTATTGTCGATTATGACAATAACAATATGGAAATGCCCGGTAAAATTATTGAAATGGGACTTTTGCCTAATACACCTTTCAGGATATTATATCAGGCCCCATTTGGTGGTCCTTTGTATGTGGAATATGGAGAAGAACGCTCTAAAGTAGCATTGAGGGAAGAAGAAGCTAGATATATTATTGTGGAAGAATTAGCAGATGGAAAATAAAAAAAAATCCACCAAGATTTTATTGGTTGGAAATCCAAATGTAGGAAAGTCTACTATTTTTAATCAGTTATGTAATCGTAACCAGAAAACAGGTAACTATTCCGGGGTAACCGTTTCCAGTTTAAAAGGAGATTATATTTATAAAGAAAACAAGGTTGAAATAATTGATCTTCCCGGAACTTACAGTGTTTATCCTACTTCTGAGGATGAAGTTATCTGTGTAGAGTATCTGATTAATGAAAGAAGCAACTATGACGGTGTATTGTATGTTGCTGATGCTCTGAATTTTAAAAGGAGTTTGTTGTTGTTTGAACAAATCAGAGATTTAGGGATACCAGTAATAATGGTAGCTAATCAGATTGATGAAGCTGAAAAAAGAGGTTATTCTCTGGATGTACAGAAATTATCTGAAGAAATCGGAGTAACTGTAAACCTTACCAATGCTAAGAAGAATAGCGGAATAGATGCCGTAAAAGAAAGTATACATCTCAACAAATTTACTGTTGCAGAAGAACAGCTTTTCCAGGTTCCGGCAGAACACAAAAGCAAAGTTGAGGAAATAGCACAAAAAACAGGAGATAAAAATCTTTATAAAGCATGGTTTCAGCTTTCTTCCACAAGAAAATATGTAAGTGGACAACATCATGTTTTTCAGAATGACACCAATACGGAAATAAAAGGAGTTGTTCCAAAGCGTTTACAGACGCAGGAAACACTGCGTCGTTATGATAATATTGATCAGATTATTGAAAAAGTACGATCCAAAAGAACAATGCTGAAGGATCTGCTTACCGAGAAATTAGATCGCTTAATGGTGCACAAATTCTGGGGATATGTTCTGTTTCTGGTTGTTCTTTTGGTTATTTTTCAGAGTGTATTCTTTCTGGCGGAATATCCAAAAGGATGGATTGAGGATTTATTTACATGGTTTTCCTCACTTGCCGCAACTTATTTGCCAGAAGGACCTCTAAACAGTCTGATTGCTGAAGGAGTGCTTCCTGGTATTGGTGGTATTGTTGTTTTTGCACCGCAAATTGGGATCCTAATGTACTTCCTGTACATTATGGAGGATAGTGGTTATATGGCCAGAGTAATCTTCCTAATGGACAGATTACTGCGTCCGTTTGGACTGAATGGTAAAAGTATTATTCCTCTTGTCTCTGGTACAGCCTGTGCGATTCCGGCAATTATGTCTGCCAGAAATATTGAAAATACTAAAGAAAGACTTATTACAATCCTTGTAACGCCTTTTATGACATGTTCTGCAAGGCTTCCGATTTACAGTATTATTATAACACTGGTAATTCCGGATGAATATATTTTAGGGATTGGTTACAGAGCTTTAGCGTTGTTAGCAATGTATATGCTAGGATTTGTTACAGCACTGGTATTCTCTTTCTTCCTTAAAAAAGGGATTAAAAATACAAATAAAAGTTTTCTGATTCTGGATTTGCCAACTTACAAAATGCCTTTATGGGGATATAACTTCAAAATGGCTTTACTGAAAGCTTGGGGATTCATTACTGGAGCCGGAAAAGTAATTTTTGCAGTTAGTATTATTATATGGTTCCTGAGTTATTTCGGGCCGCATGATAAATTTGATATAACATCACATAAATCTAATGTAGAGCTGAATGACTCATACTTAGCACTTATGGGAAAAAGTATAGAACCTGCTATCAGTCCTCTTGGGTATGACTGGAAAATGGGTGTAGGGATTCTTACATCATTTGCAGCCAGAGAAGTTTTCGTAGGAACAATGTCTACATTATATACTCTTGGAGATGATGCAGAAGACGGAAGATTGATTGATAAAATGAAAGCTGATAAGAAAGCAGATGGAACACCTTTGTTTACACTGGCTACCGGAATCTCCATTCTTGTTTTCTACGCATTTGCTATGCAGTGTATCAGTACTATTGCTATTGTTTATAAAGAAACAGGGAGCAAAAAATGGACATTTATTCAGCTGATAGGAATGTCTGGTCTGGCGTATTTAGCATCGTTATTTGTATTTCAGGTACTAAAATAATTAAAATGAATACACTTGTTATTCAGTATATAGTAATTGGAGCTCTTCTGCTTTTTGCCTGTTTTAGGGTGTGGAAAATTTTTTCAAAAAACTTTAGTAAGAAAAAAAGCGGTGGTTGCGACAAAAACTGCGGATGTTCATAAATCATGTCTGTAGTTGAATAATTTTTTCTTATTTATTCCGTATTTTTGCATAAAATTTAGCAAACAAATTTATGTCATTAATTAAGAGTATTTCTGGAATTAGAGGGACAATAGGAGGAAAAACAGGGGATAATTTAACTCCGCTGGATATCGTGAAATTTGCGTCTGCATTTGGAGCATGGCTTCAGAATAAGAACAACAAAAAAGACATTACGTTAGTTGTTGGGCGGGATGCAAGGATATCCGGAAAAATTGTTTCTAATCTTGCATCTTCTACATTACAGTCCTTAGGAATTAATGTAATAGATTTAGGATTGAGTACTACTCCTACGGTAGAAGTTATGGTACCAGAGCTTAAGGCAGATGGTGGCATTATCTTTACAGCAAGTCATAATCCTAAAGAATGGAATGCGCTGAAACTTTTAAATGAGAAAGGAGAATTCATCAATGCACAGGATGGAGCAGATGTATTGGACATTGCGGAGAAAGAAGCTTTTGAATATATTGACGTAGATCACTTAGGAAATTACTCAGAAAACAATGAAGGAATACAAATCCACATAGACAAAGTATTGGAGCTTCCTGATGTTATTCCGGGTATTGTAAAAGAAAAAAGATATAAAATAGTAGTAGATGCAGTAAACTCTACAGGAGGTATTGCAATTCCTAAACTACTGGAAAGAATGGGTTGTGATGTAGTAAAGCTATATTGTGAGCCAAACGGACAATTTCCCCACAATCCTGAGCCATTAAAAGAACATCTTTCAGAAATCTGTGAGCTAGTTGTAAAAGAAAAAGCCGATCTTGGAATCGTTGTAGACCCTGATGTAGACAGATTGGCACTTGTAGATGAGAATGGCGAGCTTTTTGGAGAAGAATATACACTGGTTGCAGTTGCAGATTACATCCTTAGAAATAAAAAAGGAGTAGCAATTTCTAACCTTTCATCGAGCAGGGCGTTGAGAGACGTAGCAAAATCACTTGATTCAGAATACTTTGCCTCTGCAGTAGGAGAAGTGAATGTAGTGAATCTGATGAAAGAAAAAGAAGCTGTAATCGGAGGAGAAGGTAACGGTGGAATTATATTCCCTGAATTGCATTATGGTAGAGACTCTTTAGTTGGTGTAGCATTATTTTTGACCCATCTAGCACAACAGGATAAATCAGTTGCAGAACTCAGAGCGACATATCCGGATTACTATATGGGTAAAAAGAAAATTGAATTAACCCCGGAGATCGATGTAGATAAGCTTCTTGAAAAAGTAAAAAAAGAATTCAAAAAAGAAGATATTTCTACTGTAGATGGTGTTAAAATAGACTTTCCAACGAATTGGGTTCACCTTCGTAAGTCAAATACTGAACCTATTATCAGAATCTATACTGAAGCATCTTCTCAGGAAGAAGCAGACAAGTTGGCTGATGATATGATTGCTAAAATAAAAAGCTTAATTTAGTTGGTGATTTTGGAAATTTTTCCGAAATTCATGATATAATCAAAAATACATTTGGAAGAATTTTTTGAAAATGAAGCTGTAAAACGCTTCGAGGATATGCTAGAGAATAATGAAGAGGTGTTTTTCGATACTGAAGAATACGAGGACATTATTTCTTATTATCTGGAAATCGGCGATTACCAATATGCCGAGACAGCTATTAAGTATGCACAGAAACTTTATCCGGATTCTATCAATATAAAAGTTCGCAGACTGGAATTTCTTCTGGAAAAAGAAGATAATGCCAATGCGAAAACTCTAATGAAAGAATTAGCAGGGATAGCAGATGATAATTTGGACTTTATGATCTGCTGCGCCAAATATTATTCTAACATGGGGAATCCGAGAAAGGCAATTGAACTGTGTGAAAAAGCTCTGGAAAAAGAAGAAGATGAAGATTTCATTCATAACTTCATTGCGGATGAATATAAGAATCTGGATGATCCTTTCTCTGCATTAAAACATTATAAGCTTGCATTAAATTATGAGCCTAATGATGAATATGCATTGGAAAGCATAATGCTTTGTTATACCGAAATGAACAGGAATGAAGAAGCCCTGACATTTATTAATGACTATCTGGACAATTACCCGTTCTCTGAAACCGCATGGTATGAATATGGTATTTTCCATTTCAATAAAAAGAATTATCAGGAAGCGATTAAAGGATTTGATTATCTGTTGGCAATTAATCCTAATTCTATGGCTGTTTATACAAATAAAGCCGCATGCTATGAGGCTTTAAATGAATGGGAAAAGGCCATAGAAACTTATATTGATTCACAGGAATACGAGTTTACCAAATCTTACTCTTTTTATAAGATAGGACAATGTTATCAGAAGATGGAGCAGCTGATCCCTGCACTCAATGCTCTACAGAAAAGTTTGCATGAAGACCCTCAGTTTCATCCGGCAATGATTGCTATTTCTGATATTTATGAAGAACTTGGTAATCTGAATGAGGCTGCGCATTTTGCACTGGAAGCATCCAGACTGAGTGAGAATAACCTGGATATACAGAAGAAGTTAGCATTCCTGTATATTAGTTTAGGAAAACTGGAAGAAGCGCTTATCTGTCTGAAAAAAATGGCTGATACAGAACCCGGAAGATTCTATAACTGGTATGCTTATACAGAAGTGTTAATGTTGGTTGGTGACTATGATAAGGCTGAAGAAAAGCTCCTTACAGCGCTGAAAAGACATCAGAGAGCAGAATTGTATTATCAGCTAAGTAACTGTTATTTTAATCTGAAAAGAGAAACAGAAGCTAGAGCAGCTTTAGATCAGGCATTACGTCTGGATCCGACTTTAATGAAAGATATGCAGATGAAATACCCTTATATAGATGCTGAAATAGAAAAGGAACGTTCTAAAACAAAATAAGGAATAGAAAATTCTGGAATAAATAAAAAAGCAACTGATTACAGTTGCTTTTTTTATTATCGGTAATATTGATTTGCAAAAGTTATAAACTCGGTTAGCCTATAGATGTTATTAAAGCCTAAATAAGCGAATAAAATAATCAAAACGGTCCAGAGTGCCGAAATAGTTTTTGGATTCCCTCTCTGGCTGTAAAAAAGCCATCCCAATAACATGGGAACTACAAATATAAAATGACCTCCGTAAATATACGAAGTATGTAACCCGAACTTTAACACACAATGTATAATAACATCACACAAAAGCGATAATCCAAGTACCTGAACCAGTTTATTCTTGTAATTAGCAACGAACCCCCATATAATAAGCACTGTAATAATAGCTATAAAAAGATATGAAACCCATGAAGAGTAGACATCCATAAATAAACCTTTATACTGAAAGCCTGTTTTACTCTTATAATCTCTGACAATAAAGTTAGGGAAAAGCATACTTCCTCCCCAGAACCACGAAGTCATCATATCCCATAAAGGCGTTACTTTAGGCTTCGAAAACTTCTCGTACTGAGTAGACGTCTGCTCAATGATTAACTGAATCCTGAAGTCTAGTCTCCATAAGTATAAAAATATAAATATACCGGCGGAAATAATAGCATTTAAAATTGCTTTTCCAATATTTTTCCATTTTCCAAACAAATTCTTTTCGAAAAGAACAGGAATATAAACTTTCACAAGATTTGTAATAGTAAGTCCGCCAATCAGAATACCAAAACCTGTTAACGGAAGAAGCCCGATTCTCTTTTCCTGAGAAAGTTTTAATGCCGCGAAATAATTAAATAGTACCAAAAGAAAAAATGAGAAGGTATAGGTTTCCGGAGTGAAAGATAATAGTATTGGGGTGGTAAATAAACTGAAAAATAATAACAAAAATAAATTTACCGAAAGCGGGAGTTTAATAATATTCCGGAAATATTTATAGAACTGCAGCATTGTAAATGAGATAGCTGTAGCACTAAATAATGAAAGAACAATACGGAATGTAGCATCAGTTTTTCCACCGGAAAGCCATAATGCTGCTTCACGGATAAGATCGAAAAAATAATTAGAGAAAGGATGGCGCTCCCATCCGCCACCAGTTGTTACAATTGAATAATTGTCGAAACTAAAATAAGCATCCCATGGAACACGGTCATCATATACCAGACGGAACTGATCCGCGATAAACCATCCAAATACACTATAAATAACCATAAAAAACAGTAAAACAAACAATTCTGTTGAGCTTACCGGAAATATGGTCTTAAAAAAATTGATAAATTTTGCCTTCACGCGGCAAAAATAATGCTTAATGCTGATTTATAAAGAAAAATTAATCATCATAGCGATAATATTTTTTTCTTTGTCCCGGAGCGTAATCTTTAGCCGATCCTCCATACATTTTCTTAGCCTGTCCCGGAGGCAGTTTTCTATACTCCCGACCGTTATAATAATAAGAATCTTTATAACGATTTGGATTTCTTCTGTATGCATAACCGTCATAATAAGTATCACATGATACTAAAAACACTATTGTGAATGCACCGGCAATTATATATTTTAAGCTTTTCATTTTCACTTATGGATTAACAATTATTGTAGTATTGCTACGTTGTTTTTTTCTTTGCCCGGGAGCATAATCTTTAGCCGATCCGCCATATATTTTTTTGGCTTGTCCCGGAGGCATTCCATTATTACCATTATTATAACGTGCTTCACATGATCCTAATAGTACAGTTGCAAGAGCAAATGCTGTTAAATATTTTATAGTTTTCATTTTTCTGATTTTTATACCTGATATTTTATTTCAAAATGGATGCCATTACTGGTAATCAAGTGATTATGCTGAACTTCCGAAGCTTTAATATTAATCTTAATACTATTAATAACGAGGAATACATAACAAAAATTGTATTTATCTGTAACAAAAAAATATTTGTGAATACTAATTGTATAAACAATACTACAATGAAAAAACTGACTCTCCTTTTTGTATTAACATTCGGAGTAATGGTTATGGCACAGGAAACTGCTAATCGCTTTATTTATGAAATGACATATAAACCAAAGAAAGACTCCGCGAAGCTAGAGAAAGAATTAATGGTTTTAGACATTTCTAAATCTAAATCAATATATCAGGATTATACCAATGTATCACAGGATTCTATTCTAAAAGATGCAATGGAAAAAATGAGAAGAGCAGGGGCTTTCAATCCGGATTTTAGTAAGAATATGAAAAAGGCAAAAATTTCATATAGAGTAAATAAGTCATACCCGTCTATGAAAATCCAATATGTGGAAGTATTGATGTCTATGGGCAAGTTTACACCGA is a window of Elizabethkingia anophelis R26 DNA encoding:
- the feoB gene encoding ferrous iron transport protein B, with product MENKKKSTKILLVGNPNVGKSTIFNQLCNRNQKTGNYSGVTVSSLKGDYIYKENKVEIIDLPGTYSVYPTSEDEVICVEYLINERSNYDGVLYVADALNFKRSLLLFEQIRDLGIPVIMVANQIDEAEKRGYSLDVQKLSEEIGVTVNLTNAKKNSGIDAVKESIHLNKFTVAEEQLFQVPAEHKSKVEEIAQKTGDKNLYKAWFQLSSTRKYVSGQHHVFQNDTNTEIKGVVPKRLQTQETLRRYDNIDQIIEKVRSKRTMLKDLLTEKLDRLMVHKFWGYVLFLVVLLVIFQSVFFLAEYPKGWIEDLFTWFSSLAATYLPEGPLNSLIAEGVLPGIGGIVVFAPQIGILMYFLYIMEDSGYMARVIFLMDRLLRPFGLNGKSIIPLVSGTACAIPAIMSARNIENTKERLITILVTPFMTCSARLPIYSIIITLVIPDEYILGIGYRALALLAMYMLGFVTALVFSFFLKKGIKNTNKSFLILDLPTYKMPLWGYNFKMALLKAWGFITGAGKVIFAVSIIIWFLSYFGPHDKFDITSHKSNVELNDSYLALMGKSIEPAISPLGYDWKMGVGILTSFAAREVFVGTMSTLYTLGDDAEDGRLIDKMKADKKADGTPLFTLATGISILVFYAFAMQCISTIAIVYKETGSKKWTFIQLIGMSGLAYLASLFVFQVLK
- the glmM gene encoding phosphoglucosamine mutase, which codes for MSLIKSISGIRGTIGGKTGDNLTPLDIVKFASAFGAWLQNKNNKKDITLVVGRDARISGKIVSNLASSTLQSLGINVIDLGLSTTPTVEVMVPELKADGGIIFTASHNPKEWNALKLLNEKGEFINAQDGADVLDIAEKEAFEYIDVDHLGNYSENNEGIQIHIDKVLELPDVIPGIVKEKRYKIVVDAVNSTGGIAIPKLLERMGCDVVKLYCEPNGQFPHNPEPLKEHLSEICELVVKEKADLGIVVDPDVDRLALVDENGELFGEEYTLVAVADYILRNKKGVAISNLSSSRALRDVAKSLDSEYFASAVGEVNVVNLMKEKEAVIGGEGNGGIIFPELHYGRDSLVGVALFLTHLAQQDKSVAELRATYPDYYMGKKKIELTPEIDVDKLLEKVKKEFKKEDISTVDGVKIDFPTNWVHLRKSNTEPIIRIYTEASSQEEADKLADDMIAKIKSLI
- a CDS encoding carboxy terminal-processing peptidase, translated to MFKKFFGFNKLLLLSSLGTLIFCFNSPQNDDEKMQTIMVSVSNTLSYLSYNAKPINDAYSQDVYKEYFEKLDPSKKYFLQSDMDEFAKHKTKLDDYLKTGDISFFKLTNDRYLQRLADIEKISQDIFAKPINLDENEEIIMEPKLKKNPTNQKEMYAEWKKFIKYNILQEMQTLNEKEESQKKKKDSVIAKKQKDTIKYEPLTLEQKKIKATGEIKDLVSSMFNRIKKRKKMDWFSVFYMNSYTEVFDPHTNYFSPKDKEDFDANFSGKIIGIGAQIAEKKGRLFIGPLVIGAPAWKSKQVNEGDEVLKVKPDPKKEAVNVVGMLVDEAVRLIRGAKGSEVTLTLRKKDGSVKEVKLIREEVEMEDTFAKSIVVNSPNGKKYGFIYLPSFNADFNDSKGRNASTDVKNEITKLKAQNVEGIILDLRNNGGGSLTEVVDIMGLFMNNGPVVQVRSQDGKIQVLKNKNNAPVWTGPLVLMQNELSASASEILTGAIQDYGRGVILGAPHSFGKGTVQTFVSLNRFLNTNDDYGDLKLTIQKFYRISGKSTQLEGVKSDVVMDDYFTYDEIGEKYDEHALPWDQIKSSDYKPLNTIDMAGIVKRSTDRIKANKPYQLLVESAKWRQALGKEETVTLNQTKFFELMKKRKEELKKFESLTKYDNGLQFTQYQSEIERMKKDEAFSVKSKNWIKNLKRDLYLQEAMNVISEIK
- the surE gene encoding 5'/3'-nucleotidase SurE, yielding MKKPLILVTNDDGITAPGIRNLVSFMNEIGDVVVVAPDSPQSGKGHAITINSTLTYEEISMDGPQKDYSLSGTPVDCVKFALDKILTRKPDLVVSGINHGANSSINVIYSGTMSAAVEAGVEGLQAIGFSLLDFSWDADFSQAKTFIQSIVKKVLENPIPKGIVLNVNIPKLPAEEIKGIKVCKQANAKWEESFDERVNPHGKKYYWLSGYFNNMDKSEDADETALSDGYISVVPVKFDLTAYEYLKDLQNILTF
- a CDS encoding DUF6080 domain-containing protein, which translates into the protein MVIYSVFGWFIADQFRLVYDDRVPWDAYFSFDNYSIVTTGGGWERHPFSNYFFDLIREAALWLSGGKTDATFRIVLSLFSATAISFTMLQFYKYFRNIIKLPLSVNLFLLLFFSLFTTPILLSFTPETYTFSFFLLVLFNYFAALKLSQEKRIGLLPLTGFGILIGGLTITNLVKVYIPVLFEKNLFGKWKNIGKAILNAIISAGIFIFLYLWRLDFRIQLIIEQTSTQYEKFSKPKVTPLWDMMTSWFWGGSMLFPNFIVRDYKSKTGFQYKGLFMDVYSSWVSYLFIAIITVLIIWGFVANYKNKLVQVLGLSLLCDVIIHCVLKFGLHTSYIYGGHFIFVVPMLLGWLFYSQRGNPKTISALWTVLIILFAYLGFNNIYRLTEFITFANQYYR
- a CDS encoding FeoA family protein; its protein translation is MDRTGIIVDYDNNNMEMPGKIIEMGLLPNTPFRILYQAPFGGPLYVEYGEERSKVALREEEARYIIVEELADGK
- a CDS encoding tetratricopeptide repeat protein — its product is MEEFFENEAVKRFEDMLENNEEVFFDTEEYEDIISYYLEIGDYQYAETAIKYAQKLYPDSINIKVRRLEFLLEKEDNANAKTLMKELAGIADDNLDFMICCAKYYSNMGNPRKAIELCEKALEKEEDEDFIHNFIADEYKNLDDPFSALKHYKLALNYEPNDEYALESIMLCYTEMNRNEEALTFINDYLDNYPFSETAWYEYGIFHFNKKNYQEAIKGFDYLLAINPNSMAVYTNKAACYEALNEWEKAIETYIDSQEYEFTKSYSFYKIGQCYQKMEQLIPALNALQKSLHEDPQFHPAMIAISDIYEELGNLNEAAHFALEASRLSENNLDIQKKLAFLYISLGKLEEALICLKKMADTEPGRFYNWYAYTEVLMLVGDYDKAEEKLLTALKRHQRAELYYQLSNCYFNLKRETEARAALDQALRLDPTLMKDMQMKYPYIDAEIEKERSKTK
- a CDS encoding mechanosensitive ion channel family protein encodes the protein MELTLKEILEYHIFALGQYSLTVYQLISSAVIVLVGLGIVRVFKSLIYKSEKIDVGKKFAFAQILKYIIIVFTAILAFRTLGVDVSPLLLGGSVILVGIGLGLQNLFLDFISGVIILLDRSIKVDDVVEIENVVGKVQQINIRTSTILTRDNKSMIIPNSILTKNKIVNMSYDDDVANFGISIGVGYDSDVDLVMKLMLEAAKEHPEVFQEKPAVARLSNFGDSSLDFSLFFNSRYLFKAEAIKSDLRLSILNKFRENNIDIPFPIRTLYTPDLLKQKENQ